In Fusarium oxysporum f. sp. lycopersici 4287 chromosome 2, whole genome shotgun sequence, a genomic segment contains:
- a CDS encoding hypothetical protein (At least one base has a quality score < 10), with amino-acid sequence MRLQSFLPQLLPWFLLAEAAPAQNTLQQTCAGLKNLSTCKFEFSVPYGVNVTMKTVPDKKYDECKSKEKYKKPCPTPTKPKLMCDAWRCVPGGWIDTTKQVITGLEVLTKKVNLCDTVRKILGEPQGDNFIQASDAICQCFPRIGKLSATSGFKSFERGVLSPADSKDVDQVVEVQKCMNESGFQTADDRDKVKKTLQSKAKQKVLIIEGPEINEDSYSKLMAISKSCKPGSSCTGMQIQETIQNLFTPYMAEIARQFRKGLFVPWVPFLQNLLLISNDFNLASQKLGSPFLGFKSRFAYATQTSCVELGSCDGPAVSSFFKQVGDIVNNTQLIYYMSVPETSKNLLTTYIKEAQNANKTAEELPEESESADLFRGGEIQTVQDLFKFVPTVDRTFLLQRKIGWIVDFYAGYSAENRDFVTSTFKSLVNVSDSSSDAIEKELNIKERPENDDLLQQIIMMKTVMKRDIYEHLSAMKQAFERYDDQIAKSSFGPGKSGVVMEPSAIGYQRWTKIPKMAMPCSKQVTKTFNKSGFTKTFSFTGYFKCMVDGATAYYPKLQIPYIRLTL; translated from the exons ATGAGATTACAAAGTTTTCTTCCTCAGCTACTTCCATGGTTCCTTCTCGCAGAGGCAGCACCTGCACAAAATACTCTCCAACAGACATGCGCaggcttgaagaacttgtCAACCTGCAAGTTCGAGTTTTCTGTGCCTTATGGTGTCAATGTTACCATGAAGACAGTCCCTGATAAAAAG TACGACGAATGCAAGTCCAAGGAGAAATACAAGAAGCCTTGTCCTACTCCAACAAAGCCGAAGCTCATGTGTGATGCATGGAGATGTGTTCCAG GAGGATGGATTGATACGACCAAGCAAGTCATTACAGGCTTGGAAGTTCTCACCAAAAAGGTCAACCTCTGCGATACTGTGCGAAAGATCTTGGGTGAGCCCCAAGGCGACAACTTCATTCAGGCCTCCGACGCAATCTGCCAATGTTTTCCCCGTATTGGTAAATTAAGTGCAACATCAGGCTTCAAGTCGTTCGAGAGGGGAGTTTTGTCGCCCGCAGATTCAAAGGATGTTGACCAAGTTGTGGAGGTCCAAAAA TGTATGAATGAGTCGGGCTTCCAGACAGCTGATGACCGGGACAAAGTCAAAAAGACACTCCAGTCCAAGGCAAAGCAGAAAGTGCTTATCATCGAGGGGCCTGAG ATCAACGAAGACAGCTATTCTAAGCTTATGGCTATAAGCAAATCCTGTAAGCCAGGGTCCTCTTGTACCGGCATGCAGATTCAAGAGACCATTCAAAATCTTTTCACCCCATACATGGCCGAGATTGCCCGGCAGTTCCGAAAGGGGCTCTTCGTTCCGTGGGTTCCCTTTCTCCAAAACCTACTGCTTATCTCCAACGACTTTAATCTGGCGTCTCAAAAGCTCGGGTCGCCTTTCCTCGGCTTCAAATCCAGATTTGCATATGCCACCCAAACCTCTTGTGTTGAGCTCGGCAGCTGTGATGGACCTGCTGTGTCCTCCTTTTTCAAGCAAG TAGGCGATATAGTGAATAACACTCAGCTTATTTATTACATGAGTGTTCCGGAAACATCGAAGAACCTACTTACAACATACATCAAGGAGGCACAGAATGCTAACAAAACCGCCGAAGAACTCCCAGAGGAGTCTGAAAGTGCTGATTTGTTCAGAGGAGGCGAAATTCAAACTGTTCAAGATCTTTTCAAGTTCGTACCCACCGTTGACCGCACATTCCTCCTTCAAAGGAAAATAGGGTGGATAGTTGACTTTTACGCGGGCTATTCGGCCGAAAACCGAGATTTTGTTACCTCAACATTCAAATCATTGGTGAATGTGAGCGATTCAAGTTCCGACGCTATAGAAAAAGAACTCAACATCAAGGAACGTCCCGAAAACGACGACTTGCTGCAGCAGAtaatcatgatgaagactgTCATGAAGAGGGATATTTATGAACATCTTTCTGCTATGAAGCAAGCTTTTGAGCGGTACGATGACCAAATCGCCAAGTCATCGTTTGGTCCTGGCAAGTCTGGCGTTGTCATGGAGCCGAGTGCCATTGGCTACCAGCGATGGACCAAGATTCCGAAGATGGCCATGCCGTGCTCGAAGCAAGTCACCAAGACCTTCAATAAGTCGGGGTTCACTAAGACCTTTTCGTTCACGGGGTATTTCAAGTGTATGGTTGACGGCGCAACTGCATATTACCCGAAGCTTCAGATTCCTTACATTCGGTTGACGTTGTAG